CGCTAAAGCGTAGTTATCGTCGTTTGCAACTATAACAATACAGCTTTGGATTTACGTGATTGGCTGTCATCACGGCATGCACCAGAAAACTTTGATACCCACGTCGAATCCTAATCGACCCCGTAGCTTGATCTTTTCTACTTTTCTACGTTAGCTTCGTTACCCTGCTTCGCTCGCGCAGTCACATACTTTTGTATGCGCCTTTGCTCACTCATTGGTCGCCTCGCAAAAAAACAGAAAATCTCTGCGCTAAGTTAGAAAATACGTAGCGCAACGTTCTGATGGCTTAATTATCGGCCTTTCTGCTGGTTCGGTCAATCGTAACTGACTATAAGCTCTCTGCTTATTAACACGAAAAGCTATAGCCAATACAGGCCGTTATCACTTAATGCTCACGCAGCGCGGTAGCGCGAGCGCGCAAAAAGGGTTTTAGCCAGTACGATAGAACAGTTTTGCGGCCGGTCAAAATATCGACACTGGCCTGCATACCAGGTATCAGCGGGCGATCGCCAAACTGCGTATCATTGGTTTTAATTAATACCTTATAAAAGGTAGAGCCATCTTCTTGCTGCAGCGCATCAGGGCTTATATGAATCAATTCGCCCGGTAAGCCGCCATAAATCACAAAATCAAAGGCGGTAAACTTCACCATTGCCTCAAGCCCTAGGCTCAAATAGGCAATATCTTGTGGCTTCACCGAAGCTTCGACCAGCAAATTATCATCCAGCGGCACAATATCTAATATCGCCTCACCCGGCTGCACCACGCCCTGCAAGGAGCGAATATAAATATCCTTAACAATGCCGTTGACCGGCGAGCGCATTTCGGTGCGCTTTAAGGCGTCGGCCACCGCCAGCTGATTTTTACTCAGACGCGCTAGCTCGGCTTCAACCTGATCCAGCTCTTGTTGCTGCTGAGCGCGAAAAGTGAGCGCAATGTCTAGCCGTTCTCGCACGGCTTGCTCGACCGCGGCCGACAGTTGCTGCTGAATGAGCAGCGAGGCATCAATTTGACCTTGCAGCTCAATTTGCTGACGCTCTAGCTGCAGTCGCTCAACCTCGGCAACCACGCCCTCATCCACCATTGCAGTTATCAGTGCGGTTTCTTCATCCAAAGACTGCTTACTGGCCGTGAGAGACGCCGAGTTGCTATTGGCTTCGGCAAGACGCTGTTGCTGCTGATAAATGTTTTCAGCCGCGGTAGACAGCTGATTATTGAGCTGGCGCATGGTGCCTAAATAGGCATCGCTAACCGCGCCGCTTTGCAGCATAGTCACCGTAATCACCTGCTGCCAGCGATCGGCCTCAGGCGTGAGCAATACGCTTTGCAATAAATCGCTCAGGGTTTGCTGGCGCTGTTTAAGCGTGGTCATCGACTGCTCGGTTTCTTCGAATGCCGAGTTGAATCGTGTGTTATCTAAGGATAATAGTAACTGCCCTGCTGTGACGGTCTCTCCCAGCTGCACATTAAAGCTGCTAATAATACCGCCCTCTAAAGACTGAATTTGCTGCACCGATTGCGACGGTACTACCTTACCCTCGGCCACAACCACTTGATCTAGCGTGGCCAGACTGGCCCAGATGATAATCGCTAAAAACAGCGCCGATAATAACCAGATAATTTTGCGCGCACGATAGGCCTGCTGCACATGCTGCAGCGCTAAAACATTACTCATCACGCCCTGCCTTAATATCAATCGACTGCCCAGGCTTTACCACCTTGCCGTCTTGATCTTTAATCGTCACCGTGGCGCGGCGGGCGGCTGTGTTGTTCACCACCTTATCCAGCAGCTTGCCCTGCTGCAGTGGATAGTGCACCGCACAGATCGACAATAACGCAGGGTCATGCGAGGCAATCACGATCGTTGCCTTGAGCTGCTGCAGCTGTTTTATCACATGCTGCTTCATGCGTTGATCCATAAAGCTGGTTGGCTCATCTAACACCAGCATAGTAGGTTGATTAATCAGCGTACGCGCCAATAGAATCGCCTGCCGTTGCCCGCCTGATAAGTTACGCCCTAGCTCGCCCACTTGGGTTTCTAAACCCTTCGGCAGCTGCTGAATAAAGGTCACTACACCTGAGGCATAAATAGCGTCACTAAGCTGCTCTTTGCTAACCTCGTTTAGACCCATGACAATATTATCGATAATGCTGCCAAAGTGCAGTAAGGGCATTTGTGGCATAAAGCCAATGCGCTTGCGCAGCCGTGCCACCGGCCACATGGCAGCATCAATTTGATCGTATTGCAGCTGCCCCTGCGCCACTTGATACTGTCTTGCCAATAGCGCCAGCAAGGTTGACTTACCGGAGCCCGCCGCGCCCACCAATGCCACTTTTTCACCGGCTTTAATGCTAAGGCTAATCCCGTCTAATACCTTTTGTTCTGTATCGGGGTATTGAAAGCATAGACCTTGAATCTGCACTCGCCCCTCAAACTCGCCGCTGAGCTGGGCTTTTTGATTGTCTTCCTGCGGCAGCGCCATGGTAGACTCTAAACTGGTAATGGCCGACTTGCACTGATGGTAGCGTAAGATCAACATGGTTAATTGGTTAATACTGTTTGCCGCACGACCGCTAATCATCACAATCGCAATAAGCCCACCCATGGATAAATTGCCGGCAAATATTTGATATACGCCAGCAATCACCAGCAGCACCGATGACAGCTGCT
This sequence is a window from Pseudomonadales bacterium. Protein-coding genes within it:
- a CDS encoding HlyD family type I secretion periplasmic adaptor subunit, yielding MSNVLALQHVQQAYRARKIIWLLSALFLAIIIWASLATLDQVVVAEGKVVPSQSVQQIQSLEGGIISSFNVQLGETVTAGQLLLSLDNTRFNSAFEETEQSMTTLKQRQQTLSDLLQSVLLTPEADRWQQVITVTMLQSGAVSDAYLGTMRQLNNQLSTAAENIYQQQQRLAEANSNSASLTASKQSLDEETALITAMVDEGVVAEVERLQLERQQIELQGQIDASLLIQQQLSAAVEQAVRERLDIALTFRAQQQQELDQVEAELARLSKNQLAVADALKRTEMRSPVNGIVKDIYIRSLQGVVQPGEAILDIVPLDDNLLVEASVKPQDIAYLSLGLEAMVKFTAFDFVIYGGLPGELIHISPDALQQEDGSTFYKVLIKTNDTQFGDRPLIPGMQASVDILTGRKTVLSYWLKPFLRARATALREH
- a CDS encoding ATP-binding cassette domain-containing protein, which produces PQSSASFSKQVQEFDSVREFFTSATIVSAVDLPFTLIFLALISYLGGWMVLIPIALMLFLLLSSWFIKGKLSEAIDESSKLATQRQAHLLENLNLLQQIKHHNAEAKSQRQWEAIINNMAEWQVRSKFLSNSMSHILMSVQQLSSVLLVIAGVYQIFAGNLSMGGLIAIVMISGRAANSINQLTMLILRYHQCKSAITSLESTMALPQEDNQKAQLSGEFEGRVQIQGLCFQYPDTEQKVLDGISLSIKAGEKVALVGAAGSGKSTLLALLARQYQVAQGQLQYDQIDAAMWPVARLRKRIGFMPQMPLLHFGSIIDNIVMGLNEVSKEQLSDAIYASGVVTFIQQLPKGLETQVGELGRNLSGGQRQAILLARTLINQPTMLVLDEPTSFMDQRMKQHVIKQLQQLKATIVIASHDPALLSICAVHYPLQQGKLLDKVVNNTAARRATVTIKDQDGKVVKPGQSIDIKAGRDE